From Caballeronia insecticola, a single genomic window includes:
- a CDS encoding AraC family transcriptional regulator, with product MDALDKLIQLANLNGALDLRCLLSGPLELDHDPAPAGESLYHVVLDGACTVLRQGHAPLELKAGDIFLLPRGDSHVVSIKPRKADAAATPVEKHYNGAVTVKSNCGGQPPGVDMLCGRFLYAPRALLIDVLPDVVHVSFSRASAPYLEPLVQTMRREADEAQLGAPSIVTALSTALFTMVLRAWLAEQPSLAGVLALLANRRLGASIIAMLERPAEPWTLEMLAREAAMSRATFMRAFSAHSDSSPLALLSHVRMQLASTMLTHTKKSIADVAADVGYQSEAAFSKRFKELYGVAPGKFRAVNGLG from the coding sequence ATGGATGCCCTCGACAAACTGATCCAGCTTGCGAACCTGAACGGCGCGCTCGATCTGCGCTGTCTCTTGAGCGGACCGCTCGAACTCGATCATGACCCGGCGCCCGCGGGCGAGTCGCTGTATCACGTCGTGCTCGACGGCGCGTGCACGGTCCTGCGCCAGGGTCACGCGCCGCTCGAACTGAAGGCCGGCGATATCTTTCTTCTGCCACGCGGCGACTCCCACGTGGTGAGCATCAAGCCGCGCAAGGCGGACGCGGCGGCCACGCCCGTCGAAAAGCACTACAACGGCGCAGTGACGGTGAAAAGCAACTGCGGCGGCCAGCCGCCGGGCGTGGATATGCTATGCGGACGGTTTCTTTACGCACCGCGCGCGCTTCTGATCGACGTGCTGCCGGATGTCGTGCACGTGTCGTTTTCGCGGGCCTCGGCGCCTTATCTCGAACCGCTCGTCCAGACGATGCGGCGCGAGGCGGACGAAGCACAACTGGGTGCGCCGTCGATCGTCACGGCGCTCTCCACGGCCCTCTTCACGATGGTGTTGCGCGCGTGGCTCGCCGAGCAGCCGTCGCTCGCGGGCGTGCTCGCGCTGCTGGCGAACCGGCGGCTGGGTGCGTCGATTATCGCGATGCTGGAGCGGCCCGCCGAGCCGTGGACGCTCGAAATGCTGGCCCGCGAAGCGGCGATGTCGCGCGCCACGTTCATGCGCGCGTTCTCCGCCCATTCGGACAGCTCGCCGCTCGCGCTGCTGAGCCATGTGCGCATGCAGCTCGCGAGCACGATGCTGACGCACACGAAGAAGAGCATCGCCGATGTCGCGGCGGATGTCGGTTATCAGTCCGAGGCGGCGTTTTCGAAGCGGTTCAAGGAGCTTTACGGCGTGGCGCCGGGGAAGTTTCGGGCGGTGAACGGACTCGGCTGA
- the xdhC gene encoding xanthine dehydrogenase accessory protein XdhC, which yields MMHVVLFGAGHVGHALVKVLGTLPCVVQWVDARDELFPDEVPANVQIEATDLPDAIVDEAPAGAYFIVMTHDHSLDFSLTQRIMRRDDFAYFGLIGSKTKRVKFERRLMERGMAADRLPEITCPIGVEGIVDKAPGSIALAVAAQLLRVREMAARLGRASVGARTASV from the coding sequence ATGATGCATGTCGTCCTGTTCGGCGCGGGTCATGTCGGCCACGCGCTCGTGAAGGTGCTGGGCACGCTGCCGTGCGTCGTGCAATGGGTCGATGCGCGCGACGAACTCTTCCCCGACGAAGTGCCGGCCAACGTGCAGATCGAAGCGACCGATCTGCCCGATGCAATCGTCGACGAAGCGCCCGCCGGCGCGTATTTCATCGTGATGACGCACGATCATTCGCTCGACTTTTCGCTCACGCAACGCATCATGCGGCGCGACGACTTCGCGTATTTCGGGCTGATCGGCTCGAAGACGAAGCGCGTGAAGTTCGAGCGGCGTCTGATGGAACGCGGCATGGCGGCGGATCGTTTGCCGGAGATCACGTGCCCGATTGGCGTGGAAGGTATTGTCGATAAAGCGCCGGGATCGATCGCGCTGGCGGTCGCGGCGCAGTTGCTGCGGGTGCGGGAGATGGCGGCGCGGCTGGGTCGCGCGAGTGTCGGCGCGCGGACTGCGTCGGTCTGA
- the xdhB gene encoding xanthine dehydrogenase molybdopterin binding subunit, whose translation MNQQAEAFLADAQTLANEADDFKQVHVSRPHESAHLHVSGRASYTDDIPIVAGTLHAALGTSPKAHAKILSMNFDAVRATPGVVAVFTADDIPGVNDCGPIIHDDPVLAQGIVQFVGQPMFIVVATSHDTARLAARRATIEFEDLVPVLTPEDARKAESYVLNPLKLSRGDAAGRMQKAAHHERGAMKLGGQEQFYLEGQIAYAVPKDDDGMHVYCSTQHPTEMQHLVAHVLNVHSHNVLVECRRMGGGFGGKESQSGIFACCAALAAWKLLCPVKLRPDRDDDMMITGKRHDFVYEFEVGYDDRGVLDGVAVDMTSRCGFSADLSGPVMTRAVCHFDNAYWLSDVKIEGYCGKTNTQSNTAFRGFGGPQGAFAIEYIMDNVARAVGRDSLDVRYANLYGKTENNQTPYGQTVEDNVLHELLGELETTSEYRRRREAVNAFNASNEILKKGLALTPVKFGIAFNVTHFNQAGALVHIYTDGSMLVNHGGTEMGQGLNTKVAQVVAHELGVNFERVRVTATDTSKVANTSATAASTGTDLNGKAAQDAARQLRERLAKFAAEKFGGGTVTPEQVRFANDRVIVGNDAIPFGEIVQKAYLARVQLWSDGFYATPKLYWDQATMQGRPFFYYSYGAAVSEVVIDTLTGEMRVLRADALHDVGASLNPALDVGQVEGAFVQGMGWLTTEELWWNQNGKLMTHAPSTYKIPTTNDMPADFRVHLFKNRNAEDSIHRSKAVGEPPLLLPFSVFFAIRDAVSAVGDHKVNPPLNAPATAEEILKAVNAVRSARS comes from the coding sequence ATGAATCAGCAAGCAGAAGCCTTTCTCGCCGACGCCCAGACGCTCGCGAACGAAGCCGACGATTTCAAGCAGGTCCACGTTTCGCGTCCGCATGAATCGGCGCATCTGCACGTAAGCGGACGCGCGAGCTATACCGACGATATTCCGATCGTCGCGGGCACGCTGCACGCCGCACTCGGCACGAGCCCGAAGGCGCACGCGAAAATTCTCTCGATGAACTTCGACGCGGTGCGCGCGACGCCGGGCGTCGTCGCTGTGTTCACCGCCGACGATATTCCCGGCGTGAACGATTGCGGTCCGATCATCCACGACGATCCGGTGCTCGCGCAGGGCATCGTGCAGTTCGTCGGCCAGCCGATGTTTATCGTCGTCGCGACGTCGCACGATACGGCGCGTCTCGCCGCGCGCCGCGCGACCATCGAGTTCGAAGATCTCGTGCCGGTGCTCACGCCGGAGGATGCGCGCAAGGCTGAATCCTACGTGCTCAATCCGCTCAAGCTTTCGCGCGGCGACGCCGCGGGCCGCATGCAGAAGGCCGCGCATCACGAACGCGGCGCGATGAAGCTGGGCGGCCAGGAACAGTTCTATCTCGAAGGACAGATCGCCTATGCCGTGCCGAAGGACGACGACGGCATGCACGTCTACTGTTCGACGCAGCACCCGACGGAAATGCAGCATCTCGTCGCGCACGTGCTCAACGTGCATTCGCACAACGTGCTGGTGGAATGCCGGCGCATGGGCGGCGGCTTCGGCGGCAAGGAATCGCAGTCGGGCATTTTCGCGTGCTGCGCCGCGCTCGCCGCGTGGAAGCTGCTGTGCCCGGTGAAGCTGCGTCCGGACCGCGACGACGACATGATGATCACCGGCAAGCGCCACGACTTCGTGTACGAGTTCGAAGTCGGCTACGACGATCGGGGCGTGCTCGATGGCGTCGCCGTCGACATGACTTCGCGCTGCGGTTTCTCCGCCGACCTCTCGGGCCCGGTGATGACGCGCGCCGTCTGTCACTTCGACAACGCGTACTGGCTGTCGGACGTGAAGATCGAAGGTTATTGCGGCAAGACCAACACGCAGTCGAACACCGCGTTTCGCGGCTTCGGCGGGCCGCAAGGCGCGTTCGCGATCGAGTACATCATGGATAACGTGGCGCGTGCGGTCGGCCGCGATTCACTCGACGTGCGCTACGCGAATCTCTACGGCAAGACCGAGAACAACCAGACGCCTTACGGTCAGACGGTCGAGGACAACGTGCTGCACGAGTTGCTCGGCGAACTCGAAACGACGAGCGAATATCGCCGCCGCCGCGAAGCCGTCAACGCGTTCAACGCGAGCAACGAGATTCTGAAGAAAGGCCTGGCGCTGACGCCGGTGAAGTTCGGCATCGCGTTCAACGTGACGCACTTCAATCAGGCGGGCGCGCTGGTTCACATCTACACCGATGGTTCGATGCTCGTGAATCACGGCGGCACCGAAATGGGCCAGGGGCTGAACACGAAGGTCGCGCAAGTGGTCGCGCATGAACTCGGCGTGAATTTCGAGCGCGTGCGCGTGACGGCGACGGATACGAGCAAGGTCGCGAACACGTCGGCGACGGCGGCTTCTACCGGCACCGATCTCAACGGCAAGGCCGCGCAGGACGCCGCGCGTCAACTGCGCGAGCGCCTCGCGAAGTTCGCGGCGGAGAAGTTCGGCGGCGGCACGGTCACGCCCGAGCAAGTGCGCTTCGCGAACGACCGCGTGATCGTCGGCAACGATGCCATTCCGTTCGGCGAGATCGTGCAGAAGGCGTATCTCGCGCGCGTGCAGTTGTGGTCCGACGGCTTCTACGCGACGCCCAAGCTGTACTGGGATCAGGCGACGATGCAGGGCCGCCCGTTCTTCTACTACTCGTATGGCGCGGCGGTGTCGGAAGTGGTGATCGATACGCTCACCGGCGAAATGCGCGTGCTGCGCGCGGACGCGTTGCATGACGTGGGCGCGTCGCTGAATCCGGCGCTCGATGTCGGTCAGGTGGAGGGCGCGTTCGTGCAGGGCATGGGCTGGCTCACGACCGAAGAACTCTGGTGGAACCAGAACGGCAAGCTGATGACGCACGCGCCGTCGACCTACAAGATTCCGACCACCAACGACATGCCCGCCGATTTCCGCGTGCATCTCTTCAAGAACCGCAATGCGGAGGACAGCATCCATCGCTCGAAGGCGGTCGGCGAGCCGCCGCTGCTGCTGCCGTTCTCGGTGTTCTTCGCGATCCGCGACGCCGTTTCCGCAGTCGGCGATCACAAGGTGAATCCGCCTCTGAACGCGCCCGCGACGGCCGAGGAAATCCTGAAGGCGGTCAACGCCGTGAGGAGCGCGCGTTCATGA
- the xdhA gene encoding xanthine dehydrogenase small subunit: protein MTQPTHQPIRFYHRNAIQEVSGASTTRTVLQYLREDARCTGTKEGCAEGDCGACTVVIGEPDGAGGVAFKAVNACVQFLPTLDGRALFTVEDLRQPDGTLHPVQQALVDCHGSQCGFCTPGFAMSMFSLYEKHGHATTCATACAKTKPSRQEISDALTGNLCRCTGYRPIIEAAERMFDHAPLAPVNVPALAHTLAGIQRDDTFHYEHAGRQFDAPRTVEALATIKDANPNVRILAGSTDIGLWVTKQLRDLGDIVYVGQIEAFRHVETTDEWIEIGAGVTVERAYTELVKTYPELEETRLRFASLPIRNAGTLGGNVANGSPIGDSMPGLIALNARVVLQSVAGTREMALEDLYIAYQKKDMAENEFVAAIRVPTRTGRRANLKFRAYKLSKRFDSDISAVYAAFSFIADGETIREPRLAYGGMAATPKRAAHAESVLADAHWHEATVQAAMIALGNDYAPLSDMRASSDYRLDTAKSLLYRFWLETRPHDPLDKSKLDVRAIELVEAK, encoded by the coding sequence ATGACTCAGCCGACCCATCAGCCGATCCGCTTCTATCACCGCAACGCGATTCAGGAAGTGAGCGGCGCATCCACGACGCGCACCGTCCTGCAATACCTGCGCGAGGACGCGCGCTGCACCGGCACGAAGGAAGGCTGCGCGGAAGGCGACTGCGGCGCGTGCACCGTCGTCATCGGCGAGCCGGACGGCGCGGGCGGCGTCGCGTTCAAGGCGGTCAACGCGTGCGTCCAGTTTCTGCCGACGCTCGACGGCCGCGCGCTCTTCACCGTCGAAGATCTGCGTCAGCCGGACGGCACGCTGCATCCGGTGCAGCAGGCGCTCGTCGATTGCCACGGCTCGCAATGCGGCTTCTGCACGCCGGGCTTTGCGATGTCGATGTTCTCGCTCTACGAAAAGCACGGCCATGCGACGACCTGCGCGACCGCCTGCGCCAAGACGAAGCCGTCGCGCCAGGAAATCAGCGACGCGCTGACGGGCAATCTGTGCCGCTGCACGGGCTATCGGCCGATCATCGAGGCGGCCGAGCGCATGTTCGATCACGCGCCGCTCGCGCCCGTCAACGTGCCGGCGCTCGCGCACACGCTCGCCGGCATCCAGCGCGACGACACCTTCCACTACGAACACGCCGGCCGCCAGTTCGACGCGCCGCGCACCGTGGAGGCGCTCGCCACGATCAAGGACGCGAACCCGAACGTGCGCATTCTCGCGGGCAGCACGGACATCGGCTTGTGGGTGACCAAGCAGTTGCGCGATCTCGGCGACATCGTCTATGTCGGGCAGATCGAAGCGTTCAGGCACGTCGAGACGACGGACGAATGGATCGAGATCGGCGCGGGCGTGACGGTCGAGCGCGCCTATACCGAACTCGTGAAGACGTATCCCGAGCTGGAAGAAACGCGCCTGCGTTTCGCGTCGCTGCCGATCCGCAATGCGGGCACGCTCGGCGGCAACGTGGCAAACGGCTCGCCGATCGGCGATTCGATGCCGGGGCTCATCGCGCTGAACGCGCGCGTCGTGCTGCAAAGTGTTGCGGGCACGCGCGAGATGGCGCTGGAAGATTTGTACATCGCGTATCAGAAGAAGGACATGGCGGAGAACGAATTCGTCGCCGCCATCCGCGTGCCGACGCGCACGGGACGTCGCGCGAATTTGAAGTTCCGCGCCTACAAGCTGTCCAAGCGCTTCGACTCCGACATTTCCGCCGTGTACGCCGCGTTCTCGTTCATCGCCGATGGCGAGACGATCCGCGAGCCGCGCCTCGCGTACGGCGGCATGGCCGCGACGCCCAAGCGCGCGGCGCACGCGGAAAGCGTACTCGCCGATGCGCACTGGCACGAAGCCACGGTTCAGGCCGCGATGATCGCCTTGGGTAATGATTACGCGCCGCTCAGCGACATGCGCGCGAGCAGCGACTATCGTCTCGACACCGCGAAGAGCCTGCTGTATCGCTTCTGGCTGGAGACGCGTCCGCATGATCCGCTCGATAAATCGAAGCTGGATGTGCGCGCCATCGAACTCGTCGAAGCGAAGTAA
- a CDS encoding MFS transporter — protein MSSEPRSAAASQSDFAVTLRILPVVLYTFLCYLTIGVPLAVLPGFVHTDLGYGSMMAGAAISVQYLATLLSRPLAGRTADTLGPKKTVLYGLAACALSGVLLLGSALAAQWHAVSLVLLVIARLVLGFGESWVGTGSITWGIGRVGVANNAKVISWNGIATYGALAIGAPLGVAVDHWLGFASLGLIVIALGGFGYWLATRMASVPVVHGERMSYRSVFFRVLPYGLGLALGSAGFGSIATFITLFYAAHNWPNAALSLTVFGTMFIGARLLFANTIKTYGGFRVAIVSFSFECAGLLMLWLAAEPTIALAGAALTGVGFALVFPALGVEAVGLVPPASRGAALSAYSVFLDLSLGLTGPLAGYVAGEFGYGSVFLFAAAAAAGAVALSVALYMRAGRGVGGPATA, from the coding sequence ATGTCTTCCGAGCCCCGCTCCGCCGCCGCGTCGCAAAGCGATTTCGCCGTGACGCTCCGTATCTTGCCCGTCGTGCTGTACACGTTCCTCTGCTATCTGACGATCGGCGTTCCGCTCGCGGTACTGCCGGGCTTCGTGCACACGGATCTGGGCTATGGCTCGATGATGGCGGGCGCGGCGATCAGCGTTCAATATCTCGCGACGCTTTTGTCGCGGCCGCTCGCGGGCCGCACCGCCGACACGCTCGGCCCCAAGAAGACCGTGCTCTACGGTCTCGCGGCGTGCGCGTTGAGCGGCGTGCTCCTGCTCGGCTCGGCGCTCGCGGCGCAATGGCACGCGGTGAGTCTCGTGCTGCTGGTGATCGCGCGGCTCGTGCTCGGTTTCGGCGAGAGCTGGGTCGGCACCGGGTCGATCACCTGGGGCATCGGGCGCGTGGGCGTGGCGAACAATGCGAAGGTGATTTCGTGGAACGGCATCGCGACCTACGGGGCGCTCGCGATCGGCGCGCCGCTCGGCGTCGCGGTCGACCATTGGCTCGGCTTCGCGTCGCTCGGGCTGATCGTGATCGCGCTGGGCGGCTTCGGCTACTGGCTCGCGACGCGCATGGCGAGCGTGCCCGTCGTGCATGGCGAGCGCATGTCGTATCGCAGCGTGTTCTTCCGCGTGCTGCCGTACGGGCTGGGGCTCGCGCTCGGGTCGGCGGGATTCGGCTCCATCGCGACGTTCATCACGCTGTTCTACGCCGCGCACAACTGGCCGAACGCGGCGCTCTCGCTCACCGTTTTCGGCACGATGTTCATCGGCGCGCGGCTGCTGTTCGCCAACACCATCAAGACGTATGGCGGCTTTCGCGTGGCGATCGTCTCGTTCTCGTTCGAGTGCGCGGGCTTGCTGATGCTGTGGCTCGCCGCCGAACCGACCATCGCGCTGGCGGGCGCGGCGCTGACCGGCGTCGGCTTCGCGCTGGTGTTCCCGGCGCTGGGCGTGGAGGCAGTCGGGCTGGTGCCGCCCGCGAGCCGTGGCGCGGCGTTGTCGGCGTATTCGGTGTTTCTGGATTTGTCGCTCGGGCTGACCGGGCCGCTCGCGGGGTATGTCGCGGGCGAGTTCGGGTATGGCTCGGTGTTTCTGTTCGCCGCCGCGGCGGCGGCGGGTGCGGTGGCGTTGTCGGTTGCGCTTTATATGCGGGCCGGGCGCGGGGTGGGCGGGCCGGCTACGGCTTGA
- a CDS encoding GntR family transcriptional regulator gives MNSTSEDRWRDLRPDPDSDTPLYLQLARKLANAIHDNRWNAGEALPSERVLSEALGVSRITSRKAIALLVEQGLIRREQGAGSFITPRYEDPLSRLSSFSEMLRRRGFKPSSKWLSRTIEPANRDEVIQLGLSPAATVTRLKRLRLADDIVMAVENSTFPASCIPDPHAIGDSLYSYLEARGLSIVRALQHFRAVNASDEIAQQMGIAPHDALLLITRVGYTADQRAIELTDTYCRNDYYDFVAELRK, from the coding sequence ATGAACTCGACCTCGGAAGACCGCTGGCGCGATCTGCGCCCGGACCCGGACAGCGACACACCGCTCTATCTGCAACTCGCCCGCAAGCTCGCCAACGCCATCCACGACAATCGCTGGAACGCCGGTGAAGCGCTGCCCTCCGAGCGCGTGCTGTCCGAGGCGCTCGGGGTGTCGCGGATCACATCGAGAAAGGCGATCGCGCTGCTCGTCGAACAAGGGCTGATTCGCCGCGAGCAAGGCGCCGGCAGCTTCATCACGCCGCGCTACGAAGATCCGCTCTCGCGGCTGTCGAGCTTCTCCGAGATGCTGCGCCGCCGCGGCTTCAAGCCGAGTTCCAAATGGCTCTCGCGCACGATCGAGCCCGCCAATCGCGACGAAGTCATCCAGCTCGGTCTCTCCCCCGCCGCCACCGTCACGCGCCTGAAGCGCCTGCGTCTCGCCGACGACATCGTGATGGCCGTCGAAAACTCCACGTTCCCCGCGTCGTGCATTCCCGATCCGCACGCTATCGGCGATTCGCTGTACAGCTATCTGGAGGCGCGCGGGCTCTCCATCGTGCGTGCGCTCCAGCATTTCCGCGCCGTCAACGCGAGCGACGAGATCGCGCAGCAAATGGGCATCGCGCCGCACGACGCGCTCTTGCTCATCACGCGCGTGGGCTACACGGCCGATCAGCGCGCGATCGAACTCACCGACACCTACTGTCGCAACGATTACTACGACTTCGTCGCCGAGCTTCGCAAGTAA
- the mdtD gene encoding multidrug transporter subunit MdtD, which yields MTDTATAKPSDRSLSIMLWLVATGFFMQTLDSTIVNTALPAMARSLGEAPLRMQGVVIAYSLTMAMMIPVSGWLADKLGTRRVFLSAILVFTIGSLLCANAQSLTALVAYRVVQGVGGAMLLPVGRLAVLRVFPAERYLSALAFVAIPGLIGPLIGPTLGGWLVQIASWHWIFLINVPVGVAGCIATHLYMPDSRNPATARFDLAGYLLLAIGMVALTISLDGLADLGMQHAIVIVLLVLSFGCFVAYGLHATRAAQPIFSLDLFKIHTFSVGLLGNLFARIGSGAMPYLIPLLLQVSLGYTAFQAGMMMLPVAAAGMLSKRLVTRLIEQFGYRQVLVVNTVLVGLMMASFSLASAHQPLWSRLVQLAVFGAVNSMQFTAMNTLTLKDLGTGGASSGNSLFSLVQMLSMSLGVTVAGAILSTFTGLLPQVTASNSLPAFHATFLCVGVITAATAWIFGQLAPEVRAVNRKPDPSESN from the coding sequence ATGACCGACACCGCCACAGCCAAGCCGTCCGACCGATCGCTCTCCATCATGCTGTGGCTCGTCGCCACCGGCTTTTTCATGCAGACGCTGGACTCGACGATCGTCAACACCGCGCTCCCCGCCATGGCCCGCAGCTTAGGCGAGGCGCCGCTGCGCATGCAGGGCGTCGTGATTGCGTACTCGCTCACGATGGCGATGATGATCCCCGTCTCCGGCTGGCTCGCCGATAAGCTCGGCACGCGGCGCGTGTTCTTGAGCGCGATCCTGGTCTTCACGATCGGCTCGCTGCTGTGCGCGAACGCGCAATCGCTGACGGCGCTCGTCGCATATCGGGTCGTGCAGGGCGTCGGCGGCGCGATGCTGCTGCCGGTCGGGCGGCTCGCCGTGCTGCGCGTGTTTCCGGCCGAGCGGTATCTGTCGGCGCTGGCGTTCGTCGCAATTCCAGGGCTCATCGGCCCGCTCATCGGTCCGACGCTCGGCGGCTGGCTCGTGCAGATCGCGTCGTGGCACTGGATCTTTCTGATCAACGTGCCGGTGGGCGTGGCGGGCTGCATCGCCACGCACTTGTACATGCCCGACAGCCGCAATCCCGCGACCGCGCGCTTCGATCTCGCGGGCTATCTGCTGCTCGCCATCGGCATGGTGGCGCTCACGATTTCGCTCGACGGCCTCGCCGATCTCGGCATGCAGCATGCCATCGTGATCGTGCTGCTCGTGCTCTCTTTCGGCTGCTTCGTCGCCTACGGCCTGCACGCGACGCGCGCCGCCCAGCCGATCTTCTCGCTCGACCTGTTCAAGATCCACACGTTCAGCGTCGGCCTGCTCGGCAATCTGTTCGCGCGCATCGGCAGCGGCGCGATGCCGTACCTGATTCCGCTACTGCTGCAGGTGAGCCTGGGCTATACGGCGTTTCAGGCCGGGATGATGATGCTGCCCGTCGCCGCCGCCGGCATGCTGTCCAAGCGCCTCGTCACGCGGCTTATCGAGCAGTTCGGCTACCGGCAGGTGCTGGTGGTGAACACGGTGCTCGTCGGCCTGATGATGGCGAGCTTTTCGCTCGCAAGCGCGCATCAGCCGCTGTGGTCGCGGCTCGTGCAACTGGCGGTTTTCGGCGCGGTCAACTCGATGCAGTTCACCGCGATGAACACGCTCACGCTGAAAGACCTGGGCACCGGCGGCGCGAGCAGCGGCAACAGTCTTTTTTCGCTCGTGCAGATGTTGTCGATGAGCCTCGGCGTGACCGTCGCGGGCGCGATTCTCTCGACCTTCACCGGCCTGCTGCCGCAGGTGACGGCATCGAATTCGCTGCCCGCATTCCACGCGACGTTCCTGTGCGTCGGCGTCATCACGGCGGCGACGGCGTGGATCTTCGGCCAGCTCGCGCCGGAAGTGCGCGCGGTGAACCGCAAGCCCGATCCGTCGGAGTCGAACTGA
- a CDS encoding EAL domain-containing protein, whose amino-acid sequence MSMVDLDPPRFQPPRPVAGDDGSRRTVLYGEYTVFSVFQPVFSVSHRRAIGYHASLRARDDAHRHVPSHEVFTQAARRGDLLELGRLAESLHLGNFNAFDSHDEWLFLSLHPAALMDTSYGDALLAALKDIGLSPQRVVLEVPEQAGGETTRFSEIIDSLRKSGFLIALDGFGVKHSNIDRVWQLRPDIVTLDRCILQQATEHSHIERVLPRLVSLLHESGQLVLMGGLTTERDALIALECNVDFVQGAYFAQPGVDAVHPQVAASVMDALSAASRERIAARERAQATRLEPYVSGLERASVKLMEGDALIAATSELLQLADTARCFLLDQAGRQIGDNVVPIVRTSQRAKRFSPLLHSEGASWERRPYFIEALRAPGRVHLTAPYLSINEAHLCVTASIAAQTPYGLQVLCVDINWEAAPRRR is encoded by the coding sequence ATGAGCATGGTTGATCTCGACCCTCCCCGCTTCCAGCCGCCGCGTCCCGTCGCCGGCGACGACGGCTCACGTCGCACCGTGCTGTACGGCGAGTACACCGTTTTCAGCGTGTTTCAGCCCGTGTTTTCCGTGTCGCACCGGCGCGCGATCGGCTATCACGCGTCGCTGCGTGCGCGCGACGACGCGCATCGGCACGTTCCGTCGCACGAAGTGTTCACGCAGGCCGCGCGGCGCGGCGATCTGCTCGAACTCGGCCGGCTCGCGGAATCGCTGCATCTGGGTAATTTCAACGCGTTCGACAGTCACGACGAATGGCTCTTTCTGAGCCTGCATCCCGCCGCGCTGATGGACACGAGTTATGGCGACGCGCTGCTCGCCGCGCTGAAAGATATCGGCTTGTCGCCGCAGCGCGTCGTGCTGGAAGTGCCCGAGCAGGCGGGCGGCGAGACGACGCGCTTCAGCGAAATCATCGATTCCTTGCGCAAGTCCGGCTTTCTGATCGCGCTGGACGGCTTCGGCGTGAAGCATTCGAACATCGACCGCGTCTGGCAACTGCGGCCGGACATCGTGACGCTCGACCGCTGCATCCTGCAACAGGCGACCGAGCATTCGCATATCGAGCGCGTGCTGCCGCGGCTCGTGTCGCTCTTGCATGAATCCGGCCAGCTCGTGCTGATGGGCGGCCTCACGACCGAGCGTGACGCGCTGATCGCGCTCGAATGCAACGTCGACTTCGTGCAGGGCGCGTATTTCGCGCAGCCGGGCGTCGATGCCGTGCATCCTCAAGTCGCGGCGAGCGTGATGGACGCGCTGTCGGCCGCGTCGCGCGAGCGCATCGCGGCTCGCGAACGCGCACAGGCGACGCGTCTGGAGCCGTACGTGAGCGGACTCGAACGCGCATCGGTCAAGCTGATGGAAGGCGATGCGCTGATCGCCGCGACGAGCGAACTGCTGCAACTCGCCGACACCGCACGCTGCTTTTTGCTCGATCAGGCCGGCCGGCAGATCGGCGACAACGTCGTGCCGATCGTGCGCACGTCGCAGCGCGCGAAGCGCTTCAGCCCGCTGCTGCATTCGGAAGGCGCGAGCTGGGAACGCCGGCCGTATTTCATCGAGGCGCTGCGCGCGCCGGGCCGCGTGCATCTGACAGCGCCTTATCTGTCGATCAACGAGGCGCATTTGTGCGTGACGGCGTCGATCGCCGCGCAAACGCCGTACGGCTTGCAGGTGCTGTGCGTCGATATCAACTGGGAAGCCGCGCCGCGACGGCGTTAA